A window from Plasmodium cynomolgi strain B DNA, chromosome 7, whole genome shotgun sequence encodes these proteins:
- a CDS encoding hypothetical protein (putative) encodes MFNLSSLLKATKVAKPASAATPDNENADNNAEGGSSEAVKIKIINMQEYKTKKFLDERKNVNAWSAANTSGKKPAKEPKKKPEKKKAEKKKEEPKKEEEKKEEEKKEEPNKEEPNKDESKKDEAKKEEAKKEEVKKEAAKKEAAKKDPKIEPPKKKFVPSVLKQKEAAMAKAVKEVKNEKVELFPDLLQAKKSTKTEKEKKKNQPQKKNKKEKAEKKKQEEEENNFPPIEEVEKIHFNIFGIVDMKKEYERIMRNSDKVMEKYKNKKKFDDTMIL; translated from the coding sequence atgttCAACCTGAGTAGCCTATTGAAGGCGACGAAAGTCGCCAAGCCTGCAAGCGCTGCCACACCGGACAATGAAAATGCAGACAATAACGCggaagggggaagcagcgaGGCAGTCAAAATAAagattataaatatgcaagAATATAAAACGAAGAAGTTTTTggacgaaagaaaaaatgtgaatgcaTGGAGTGCGGCCAACACCAGCGGGAAGAAGCCTGCCAAGGAGCCGAAGAAGAAGccggagaagaagaaggcagagaagaagaaggaagagccgaagaaggaggaggagaagaaagaagaggagaagaaggaagaaccgAATAAGGAAGAGCCGAATAAGGACGAATCCAAGAAGGACGAAGCCAAGAAGGAAGAGGCCAAGAAGGAAGAGGTCAAGAAAGAGGCAGCCAAGAAGGAGGCAGCCAAGAAGGACCCCAAAATtgaaccccccaaaaaaaaattcgtgcCCTCGGTGCTCAAACAGAAGGAAGCCGCCATGGCCAAAGCGGTAAAAGAagtgaaaaacgaaaaggtgGAACTATTCCCGGACCTCCTGCAAGCAAAAAAATCGACCAAAAcagagaaagagaaaaaaaaaaaccaaccacaaaaaaaaaataaaaaagaaaaagcagaaaaaaaaaagcaagaagaggaagaaaataatttccctcCAATCGAGGAAGTAGAAAAAATCCACTTCAACATTTTTGGCATTGTGGACATGAAGAAGGAGTATGAACGGATTATGAGGAATTCGGACAAGGTCATggaaaagtataaaaataaaaaaaaatttgacgACACCATGATTCTTT
- a CDS encoding WD domain G-beta repeat domain containing protein (putative), producing the protein MKANIVEKKKKKKLQAVLGEAKGAEGDGLENEKRKTSIQNGKNETFTRFLFPKNPRAFANLVEFSFANEEFTSVEQVDHTVFHLDMKSCLVMRDSDEGKKQIELVKKKIEKANSFTVLKDNDYVYHKPKNCFDYIDRYAQTVPVSFKDEATKTEPQEINEICDTVCQSIIYDAYLREFQKVSNEEDKEKDRYNENAKNEEERGKKYGSNGDLGLDTGSDVGSGNLSDDAKFATVLFSSDSSSDDSSDAVSEGDTVSSAGKGSWDSSGEEGTRDYDVEVGEHDDGRYEHLVEQNEGNADGGDDDGDGDGDGDGNCDGDGNDDVGAAAAVEVEEIDGEEEEAGELHKKGHNKDSDANGGAETNEDVKDSTQTSTVGGAEKVEDPPLEKGKTAMKGVPKGKGKIGEKNSTRQGPTKSGTKKKKKRILQWET; encoded by the exons atgaaggcaaacatagtggagaaaaaaaagaagaaaaagttgcAGGCAGTACTGGGGGAGGCCAAGGGGGCGGAGGGTGATGGgctggaaaatgaaaagaggaaaacatCCATTCAAAATGGT AAAAACGAAACCTTCACTCGATTTCTGTTCCCAAAAAACCCAAGAGCATTTGCCAACCTGGTTGAGTTTTCTTTTGCGAATGAAGAGTTCACGTCGGTGGAGCAAGTGGACCACACCGTCTTCCACCTGGACATGAAATC ATGCCTGGTGATGCGGGACAGCGACGAGGGCAAGAAGCAGATAGAgttggtgaagaagaaaatagaaaaggCTAATTCCTTCACGGTTTTGAAAGACAACG aCTACGTCTACCATAAGCCAAAAAACTGCTTCGATTACATCGACAGATATGCGCAGACGGTCCCTGTCTCCTTCAA GGACGAAGCGACCAAGACGGAGCCACAGGAAATAAACGAAATCTGCGACACGG TTTGCCAATCGATAATCTACGACGCGTACCTGCGCGAGTTTCAGAAGGTCTCCAACGAGGAAGACAAG GAAAAGGACAGATACAacgaaaacgcaaaaaatgaagaagaacgGGGAAAGAAGTACGGCTCAAATGGAGACCTCGGATTGGACACAGGATCTGATGTGGGTTCAGGGAATCTCTCCGATGATGCGAAATTTGCGACGGTTCTGTTTTCATCAGATAGCTCTAGTGATGACAGTTCCGATGCGGTCAGTGAAGGCGACACTGTTAGTAGTGCAGGCAAAGGTAGTTGGGACAGCTCTGGAGAGGAAGGTACCCGAGATTACGATGTAGAGGTGGGGGAGCACGACGATGGGAGATACGAACATTTGGTTGAACAGAATGAGGGCAACGCGGATGGTGGTGATGACGACGGGGATGGTGATGGCGATGGAGATGGCAACTGCGATGGTGATGGCAACGACGATGTGGGGGCTGCCGCCGCGGTTGAGGTTGAAGAGATAGacggggaggaggaagaggcagGAGAACTACACAAGAAGGGTCACAACAAAGACTCCGACGCCAATGGTGGAGCAGAAACGAATGAAGACGTGAAGGACAGCACGCAAACAAGCACAGTGGGAGGAGCCGAGAAGGTAGAAGACCCCCCCcttgaaaagggaaagacaGCTATGAAAGGAGTACCGAAAGGGAAAGGCAAAATTGGTGAAAAGAACAGCACACGACAGGGTCCCACCAAAAGTggaacgaagaaaaaaaaaaaaagaatcctTCAGTGGGAAACATGa
- a CDS encoding ubiquitin-like protein (putative) — MEEEGNIKIKIKTMDNEEFELDVKGDTSAEEIKNVIAEKKSVDKQDIRLIYQGQCLANEKSVADYNIQNDHIIHLVVRKKENCASVNDESGNAANSGNAQNGKSDPTNNSANGSANANGNANGSIFRSNDGSVMGDPLHINFSSNVQLNSSSGNIPNGGGTASNMPNNGNANPSMGSSSTPLYFTHMRLTRNDNMDGDLMGQTNICSLLNDIMSQVNINPNFIYGAATAAATAAANAAATNAAGAGSGVGGGIGGGIGGGVGGGLGSGLGPGVGSVNGENIFTAAMRTTGINPNASEFTSPSYVNGANDQKSEPVNAKRCAEGGTDGKKEKAKGNVAGGKSHNSYNESDGKNQSRSGIKGGDDGGQSHSGESKSESSSDNSCTNDKGNDEDYTKEQHKKMKKLKKKRKNYNKDMKISNKLKKNGKYHFGHSSKDGSSSSSHSGSSLLSVDITMKDEEERKKALKLKKYSKKKKLKNKHKKKSYDSSSSSSGSSEEDQQEDEEEDDDYYDDELAKKEKKHRKKEKEKKKRKKRESRNSLKYSRDDLSETNENTNGTNNHNVVDDFVKQKERRKKAYSSSKALFGNAGAHANLVDLPGSNMKPSGTGGPMDEHNYPPRGAYENIVPLSDIERNNEIVRNDSVRTNSRVAINEEEGALLSDNNSLSANIRSIQMSSDRPNSALRRSDLKCLNDANDSEHKNMEVNIPWRVIEQLLVLLEEETGYRRPDLSAYINSYHNTNSIFVFFYLFVHINNIINSIIIQFNHSNFMNNDISMSSFSRISIILSLASVVFSRLSNFFFVFYDNFYCNNYGRHYRYSDPINHEFLRELRNLYYSNNRRNAHSNRSSRFFQNSVFPNGNYESANIDAFNNDSSSYLHNVTDNYYPLPYNDLRNSTNRTNLQQEFEDYYKNYLNTVKGNKNMLLRKEYGSHKERSNMGDCSQGKEDGVSSNRVGKGDKVGNTNSHSEKKMSSRFRQVGHWNGNSNNASNNLNNSVNSHCNNPFSNFPGQGNRSLLYPGLKERSDEKDGQKKAKHGSKPYAMKEMLKDGHSFKGYSSGDPNESSSSGGAGGAAGGGRGNAGNVGNAGNGGPLNHIFNSLLKNKNEERENGKMASNGSHPKSAQHEDEEKGDALNANNSNFASCDSNMDDMYDVSDDGKDKEASNVKNHPKGENKDGKHAGKGKGIQPSSIPQKEKPADKHTTPVQGQKAAQQIVPQGGDIKNAASSRTGSSSVTDIKKPPAVNNPPPMPNMDFSNILNCMQNQMAGGGGGAQGEPPRDKFEGMPEEVKNRYKTWVENTQIFSGQMIKICRNRRPLSNAYIGDDSSKDEISFSNLLPFL; from the exons atggaggaagaaggaaacataaaaataaaaatcaaaaccATGGACAACGAGGAATTTGAGCTGGACGTAAAAGGAGACACTAGCGCGGAGGAAATAAAGAACGTCATtgcggaaaagaaaagcgtaGACAAGCAGGACATCCGGTTGATCTACCAAGGACAATGTCTAgcaaacgaaaaaagtgTTGCAGATTATAACATACAAAATGATCACATCATTCATTTGGtggtgaggaaaaaagaaaactgtGCCAGCGTGAATGACGAAAGTGGGAATGCGGCCAACAGCGGGAATGCTCAGAATGGGAAGAGCGACCCCACCAACAACAGCGCAAATGGAAGCGCAAATGCAAACGGAAACGCAAATGGAAGCATATTTAGAAGTAACGACGGAAGCGTAATGGGGGATCCCCTGCACATAAACTTCAGCTCGAATGTGCAATTGAACAGCAGCAGTGGGAATATCCCCAATGGAGGAGGTACCGCCTCTAATATGCCCAATAATGGTAACGCGAACCCTAGCATGGGATCTTCTTCCACTCCTCTGTACTTCACACACATGAGATTAACAAGGAATGATAACATGGATGGAGACCTCATGGGCCAGACAAATATATGCTCCCTGCTAAATGACATAATGAGTCAGGTAAATATTAACCCGAACTTTATTTATGGTGCGGCGACGGCGGCTGCCACTGCGGCTGCGAATGCCGCGGCGACGAATGCGGCAGGGGCAGGAAGCGGTGTAGGAGGTGGTATAGGCGGCGGTATAGGCGGCGGCGTGGGGGGCGGCCTCGGGAGCGGCCTCGGACCTGGGGTTGGAAGCGTGAACGGAGAAAACATTTTCACCGCGGCGATGAGGACCACCGGAATAAACCCTAACGCGAGCGAATTTACCTCTCCCAGCTATGTGAACGGGGCGAATGATCAGAAAAGCGAGCCGGTGAACGCGAAACGGTGCGCGGAAGGGGGGACAgatgggaagaaggaaaaggcgaAGGGGAACGTGGCAGGAGGGAAGAGCCATAACAGCTACAATGAATCAGACGGAAAGAATCAAAGCCGAAGTGGTATCAAAGGAGGTGATGATGGTGGACAGAGCCACTCAGGAGAGAGCAAAAGCGAATCCTCATCGGATAATAGCTGCACGAATGACAAAGGAAACGATGAGGATTACACAAAGGAGCAACacaagaaaatgaagaaattaaaaaagaagagaaaaaattacaataagGATATGAAGATATCGAAtaaactcaaaaaaaatggaaagtacCATTTTGGTCATTCGAGTAAGGATGGCAGCTCCAGTAGCAGCCACTCCGGGTCGTCCCTCCTGTCTGTCGACATCACCATgaaggatgaggaggaaaggaaaaaggcactgaagttgaagaagtatagcaaaaaaaagaaactcaAAAATAAGCACAAGAAGAAAAGCTACGATTCGAGTAGTTCTTCGTCAGGATCCTCCGAGGAAGATCAACaggaggatgaggaagaggaCGACGACTATTACGATGatgagctagccaaaaaggagaaaaaacacagaaagaaggaaaaagaaaagaaaaagagaaaaaaaagag AAAGCAGGAACAGCCTCAAGTATAGCAGAGACGACCTGAGCGAGACGAACGAAAATACGAACGGAACGAACAACCACAACGTCGTGGATGATTTCGTCAAacagaaggagaggaggaagaaggccTACAGCAGCAGCAAGGCTCTGTTCGGGAACGCCGGCGCGCACGCCAATTTGGTGGACCTGCCGGGCAGCAACATGAAGCCGAGCGGCACAG GCGGACCGATGGACGAGCACAACTACCCACCCAGGGGCGCGTACGAGAACATAGTGCCCCTGAGCGACATAGAAAGGAACAATGAGATAGTTCGCAACGACTCCGTGCGAACGAACTCGAGAGTGGCGATTAACGAAGAAGAGGGTGCCCTCCTGTCGGACAACAACTCCCTATCGGCGAACATAAGATCGATACAAATGTCGAGCGACAGACCAAACAGTGCACTAAGGAGAAGCGACCTGAAATGCCTAAACGATGCAAACGACTCAGAACACAAAAACATGGAAGTAAATATCCCATGGAGAGTAATAGAACAGTTATTAGTCCTCctagaagaagaaacaggaTATCGAAGACCAGACTTATCTGCCTACATCAATTCCTACCACAACACtaactccatttttgttttcttttatctCTTTGTTCACATCaacaatataattaataGCATAATTATCCAATTTAATCACtccaattttatgaataacgATATTTCGATGTCTTCTTTCTCAAGGATAAGTATCATTCTATCCCTAGCATCAGTAGTTTTCTCTCGACTATCcaatttcttctttgtcTTTTATGACAACTTTTATTGCAACAATTACGGAAGACACTACAGGTACTCGGATCCAATCAATCATGAATTCCTCAGAGAGTTAAGAAATTTATACTATTCTAATAATAGAAGAAATGCTCACTCGAATAGAAGCAGTAGGTTCTTTCAAAACAGTGTCTTCCCTAATGGCAATTACGAAAGTGCAAACATTGATGCTTTTAACAACGACAGCTCATCGTACCTACATAACGTAACAGATAATTATTACCCTTTACCGTATAATGACTTAAGGAATAGTACCAACAGAACGAACTTGCAACAAGAATTTGAAGACTACTATAAGAACTACCTCAATACAGttaaggggaataaaaatatgttattgAGGAAAGAATATGGCAGCCATAAGGAGAGGAGTAACATGGGTGACTGTTCTCAAGGGAAGGAAGATGGTGTGAGTAGCAACCGAGTAGGCAAAGGAGACAAAGTAGGCAATACTAATTCACAtagcgagaaaaaaatgagtagcAGGTTTAGGCAAGTTGGGCACTGGAATGGCAACTCCAATAACGCCTCTAATAACTTGAACAACAGCGTGAACAGCCACTGCAACAACCCATTTTCGAACTTCCCCGGACAGGGTAACAGGTCGCTGCTCTACCCGGGCCTTAAGGAAAGGAGCGATGAGAAGGACGGACAGAAAAAAGCCAAACATGGTTCCAAACCCTACGCCATGAAAGAAATGCTTAAGGACGGTCACTCCTTCAAGGGCTACAGCAGCGGGGACCCCAATGAAAGCAGCAGCAGTGGtggagcaggaggagcagcaggaggagggagaG GAAACGCAGGAAATGTAGGAAACGCGGGAAACGGTGGCCCCCTGAACCACATCTTCAACAGCCTgcttaaaaacaaaaatgaggaaagggaaaatggaaaaatggccAGTAACGGCAGTCACCCAAAAAGTGCACAACacgaagatgaagaaaaaggggatgcCCTCAATGCGAACAATAGTAACTTTGCCTCCTGTGACAGTAACATGGATGATATGTATGACGTGTCAGATGATGGAAAGGACAAGGAGGCCTCCAACGTGAAGAATCACCCtaagggagaaaataaagatgGCAAGCATGCTGGCAAAGGGAAAGGCATCCAACCTAGCAGCATTCCTCAGAAAGAAAAACCAGCGGACAAGCACACTACTCCTGTGCAGGGTCAAAAGGCGGCACAACAGATCGTACCACAAGGCGGTGATATAAAGAACGCGGCAAGCAGCAGGACGGGTAGCTCCTCCGTCACGGACATTAAGAAACCCCCTGCCGTGAACAACCCCCCGCCGATGCCCAACATGGACTTTtcgaatattttaaattgtatGCAGAATCAAATGGCCGGAGGAGGCGGCGGCGCGCAGGGGGAGCCCCCTCGCGATAAG TTTGAAGGAATGCCCGAGGAAGTGAAGAACAGATATAAAACGTGGGTGGAAAATACTCAGATATTCTCCGGACAG atgataaaaatttgcagaaaCAGGCGCCCGTTGAGCAATGCATACATTGGCGACGACTCATCCAAAGATGAAATCTCCTTCAGCAATTTGTTGCCATTCCTGTGA